One genomic segment of Deinococcus sp. LM3 includes these proteins:
- a CDS encoding cupin domain-containing protein: MTRRLAARGQQLMAMQVRFERGARGARHDHPHEQLTLVLSGTFEFVLGDTRHTLHAGDSLSIPGGVPHEALAVSDGELLDMFTPVREDLVGP; this comes from the coding sequence GTGACCCGCCGACTCGCCGCGCGCGGGCAGCAGCTGATGGCCATGCAGGTCCGGTTCGAACGCGGCGCGCGCGGCGCCCGCCACGACCACCCGCACGAGCAGCTGACCCTGGTCCTGTCCGGCACCTTCGAGTTCGTGCTGGGCGACACCCGCCACACCCTGCACGCCGGGGACAGCCTCAGCATTCCCGGCGGCGTGCCGCACGAGGCGCTCGCCGTCAGCGACGGGGAACTGCTGGACATGTTCACGCCCGTCCGCGAGGACCTCGTCGGTCCCTGA